Proteins from one Triticum aestivum cultivar Chinese Spring chromosome 7A, IWGSC CS RefSeq v2.1, whole genome shotgun sequence genomic window:
- the LOC123152980 gene encoding uncharacterized protein, translating into MEPAEAGGGIAATRSSPAAVQATEDDAAASTLTDEHVGDTAQPPSGQTVQELVDSFSGQLPGRICAKGKSTAGVLVEEKDLVSYRRDWEKSWGDKCGSFEFYSCVRAMLFTCKRTPPHAGVKTCLQIFSVRVMEIDGGYLEWPLEVYGLVATRDSMDHNRNIIFRLRRDACQLLTQQDPFLALTGPSHAIVFTGPVDIEIQLKVKGRTTEHEDKDFISKVLVYGRDPSDKLADDKQ; encoded by the exons ATGGAGCCGGCGGAGGCGGGAGGCGGCATCGCCGCCACGAGGAGCAGCCCGGCCGCCGTGCAGGCCACCGAGGACGACGCCGCAGCGAGCACGCT GACCGATGAACATGTCGGAGATACTGCCCAGCCACCATCAGGACAAACAGTACAAGAGCTAGTTGATTCATTCTCAGGCCAACTACCAGGGAGGATTTGTGCCAAAGGAAAATCAACCGCGGGTGTTTTGGTGGAGGAGAAGGACCTGGTTTCGTACCGCCGCGACTGGGAGAAATCTTGGGGTGACAAATGTGGCTCCTTCGAATTCTACT CGTGCGTGAGAGCCATGCTCTTCACATGCAAACGCACCCCGCCACATGCAGGCGTCAAGACTTGCCTGCAAATCTTCTCCGTCAGAGTCATGGAGATCGACGGTGGTTATCTTGAGTGGCCACTCGAGGTCTACGGCCTGGTCGCCACCCGGGACTCGATGGATCATAATCGTAACATTATCTTCAGACTCAGGAGGGATGCCTGCCAACTCCTCACTCAACAG GATCCATTTTTGGCGCTGACCGGCCCGTCTCATGCGATTGTCTTCACCGGCCCAGTCGACATTGAGATACAACTCAAGGTGAAGGGCAGAACCACAGAGCATGAAGACAAAGATTTCATCTCCAAAGTGCTGGTATACGGACGTGATCCTAGTGACAAACTCGCCGAT